The DNA window TATGGGACAGAAAAAGATGGAACAGAATTATTTTAGGTTCCTTGTATCATGCAGACGACTTCCATTTATACTACAACATGGCATCATTTCTTTGGAAAGGAAGACAGCTGGAAAGACGGTTTGGTAGTGTTTACTTCGGATTTTTACTGACCATTTTCACAGTTTTGACCGGTTTAGTGTATGTAGCAATTAATATTGCTTTGTCAGAAATTATGGATGACGGATCATACAGACTGACATGTGCAGTAGGATTTTCTGGTGTAATATTTGCTCTGAAAGTTTTGGTAACGCATTACAGTCCTTCGGGAACACAGTACCTTATGGGTTTTATACCAGTGCCGAGTAAATACATCTTCTGGGCTGAGCTTgtgttcattcaaatgattacCCCAAATGTATCATTCGTTGGTCACTTGGCTGGAATTCTTGTTGGACTACTTTATACAAAAGGACCACTGAAAGTATTCATGGATAGTTTTCTTCAATCATCTGAGCACAGGCGCTTTTACGGTGGAGGTTATTCAACAGCCAGTGATAACGATTACTATGGTTTCAGATATAATACTCGCTACAGGAATGATCGTTACTCCAGTAATAGAAATGATGATTACAACAATTATACAGGCGGCTTATCGGAAGAGGAACAAACGAGGAGGGCCCAGGAGGAAAGCCTCAGGGATAGAGGAAGGATGTACCCAGATCTTGATGACCTACGAAGGAGGAGAGCAGATCGATTTAGCTAGTTAAAGATATACTGATTCTAATTGAACTGTttaattgacatattttaaGAAGTATAGTTtttctttattacatgtactattctctttgattatatttaaattttcattgttttcatgGTTGACAAAACAAgaattttgtatgttttatcaTGCAAGCagaacataattataaaatgttgaACACACCAGTGTTTTACTACACATCTGTATAGTTGTTTTTCCTGTACATACAATTCAAAAAGAATGTATTTAATTCAGATCAGttaataaataagtaaaattgtaattaaataaaaaatcatactaTTATAGGTATAATAAAGAATAATTTCTTACAAAAGTACATATGGAATAAGTAAATCATAAGTTTCAATAAATCCACTTgttcattaagctgattttttatttttctaatattaATATGCTCTTGCAATACAATACAAGGATCTGATCAGACATTAGGTTCCCTAAATTTTCTTGAACATTCATATTGTCATGACTCAtctatattattacatgtatgttatttgtTCTAAATAAATACTTCTTTGAACACTGTTCTTAATAATAAAGGGTCTTTGTTAATGGAGGATGAAACTATTGTTATATAAGGCCATTACtaattatttatatgtttaatgtaCCCTGACCCACATTTTTCATGGTGGATAGGTAGGTAGCTCTTTTTAAAGACATGcgacaggtacatgtaaaagtgCCTAGTGAACAAAGAATGAACCTAAAATGAAATATGCACTTAGTACTTGAAAAAATATGGTGCCTATTTTCCATCTTGTGACACATATTAAAGTATGTTTATGTTGTATTATATTACAAATCATGCCATGTTTACTGGCCTTAAATGTATTGCATAACTAATGGTATTCTTGACACTGACAGTGTTTAGAGGAATTGTTATCTGTTATCTATCTCAATGTTAATCCATAATGCTGCATTCCTGGCTTTGACAAATGGCGTACTATAGTATCTCATTTGaccaaaaacatttaattaaacgAGGACCTATGATacgttttttggggggttttttttttggcttttaacATCTCTATCTATCACCAAAACAATGCGCATGTACTTACTGTTGCACACTCCTCGGGAAGATGCTTGAAAGAAGTTGTTGTTCTCACAGGCGCCTGACgttaaaaatgtttcttttaattataaGATGATCCCCTATATTCAGTAATATTATTATAGTACAGGGAATTCAATTACCTTATtgttaatagaaatattttaacatcCGGCGGCTGCCATTGTCCTAGGAATAATCATCAAACAAACAagcgaaataaagaaaatctgtatttaaaaaaaaccacttctacaaattgtgaaaaaatatatcatcattgATATCATATCCCAATATATTGCAGATATGAAGCATCGAATAGATTATGAATccacaaattaacaaaattcgAATCTCTAGgtcaaatgaatatttttgaagttAACTGATAATGGATTTGAGAAAactattaattatttgaacatttGATAAACCGTTACTGTTGTAACAATGCGTAAAACTCCGAAAATCTGTTTACATTGatgtattttttgaaaaatctttaaGTATTCAAGCTTTAGGCCTGAAACTTTATATTTGTAGGGAGAGACCAAACATTTCTCCAACTTTCAAATCGCAAAAGTTCGTggaaaagaagaagaaagaatGACCGTTGatttgaagttttcaaaaaGTTAAGATTTCTCTATGAAGTTAATAATGATATTACAATAGCAGCAACTCTTTTCTGTTACAATTGttcatgtatatttgataaaaagtcattttttttttcgcaaatgGCAAACTTGGTCTATTTTGTCGCTGGAAACAtgatttttatagaaatgtCTTTATGCACTCGACTGCAGCAGAAGTGAAGTGGACACCTATTGGAATCCGCAACATAAAATACCGAAATAgctgtttaaaaagaaaataagaagatGCCAACTGTTATTCATCTTAGCATaattataggtacatgtactcaAACTGtgttataaacaaaaatgataccttCATAGCCTTCATTACTAAAAGGGGGCTCGTTATCACTTGGAATAAATAACCCTTTCAAAAGCGGCGACAGAACAGGAGCAAAGACACAATAACATGCATAGAAGGGAATgacttgcatacatgtatatataggcTCAGTTTATCAATGTTAAATATAAGTAGTGTAAGTActtcggagggggggggggttacagaTATATGGCCAGTATTTCTTTGtagataaaaatattcattctgTCAGATTATTTTATTCATGACTAAAACCAGTAAGcacattcttgtttttttttcttgaatatttaatattttaattgtaaaaggACACCCTTAATTAGTGACTATATTAGCAGGTAAAAGTTTATTAGCACATTCTAGAGACTCCCTTTCAAATAAGCTGTGGCTATTGACACTGAATATTACCTTTGTTTTGATATTGGTCATCGACAAATAATAATCtaacaattaacaaaaaatcacCTCCGTAAGTTGTTtcaatactttattttttttttgggggggggggggggttgtaaaGATGTTATAGGCTATGTCTGTCCACTCtccttttttgaaaaacaatacaaCGCGTCTATCAACGTCGGAAACCCACAGCCAGTCTCGTATGTACTCTTACTGACCAACTCGATAAATTTTTCCCATTCTCATAATTATTTGTGCTCTATTTGGATCAGCTCCTACATACTTTTGAGAAGGTAATTCTCAAACCCTGCATGTAAATCAACGGCGTGCTTTCTCTGCATGATCGTCGTCAGTAAATCGTATACAAGTCTCACTGACCGGGGGGTTTCCGATGACGTCTGTCAATTTTTAGTTACCTTCTTTTTTAGCAATATATTAGAAAGTTTTGTATTTGATTAAGAGGGGGATTAGACATAAAATAGTTAACAAATATTCCATTGTTGAAATATACTTGTGTATAATAAACAGATTTTGGTTGTGTCGGAATAGTACAcgaagggttttttttgtttacccTAAATGCCACTGATTAAAATCATCAAgactattttacaatttaatacattattatcaatttaaattacaGCGAATTATAAAAGATTggcatttaattaaaaatttcatggGAAAGCTCAATAggtcatgtgaatttggttcatttcactttcattgtttttttagcAGTACATATTTAACTGGTTTTAAAcgattcaaaattattcaatatcccttcattatacattgaataccttaaaaattTCATGGGAAAGCTCAATAGGGTATTTGCTCTGGCAAGCATAATCAATAGATTTTTGTTATGCATACAATATCAATAAACTTTTCACTTGCAGTTGGTGATCTAAAAATATTGCAATAGACACGAAATACATTCTCACTCGAGCAACCACGCAAATCTTGCATTGAATCACACTAGTTGCTGTTCGCTGAAATAAAGAGGGTTACTGAGGTATGTATTTGGAATTTTTGAAGGCTTCATTGCATATATATGTATCCTCATCTCATTCGATcgtggaaaaaaattcaaagtcgCTTTTTTTATCCAATGTAACGAATCAAACTTTTACTATTGGTCATTACGACAATTTGATTACAGCTCAGAATACCTTATTCAAGATATGTAGATTGGCAAATAATCACGATGGTTTTTATTTCACTATGTTCGCGATTCATCATTTTCCCGCGAAATCAAACCCATGGCGAATACAATCATTAGTTTTCAAAAAcgtttcaatgcttatattctgGTCAATTAATTTCTAtgcagcgtgaaattaaaataatcgcAATTGGTACTTTATGAGAAATCGTTAAGTTTTAACACcgtggaattaaaacgacttacagtatCTATCTCATTCACGTGAATACgttattatatttaataatttttcaaacaaaaggTGAAATGAAGCACTTAGTTTGATTCAATGTTGGATGACGTTACAAGTGGATACCGTAGTTCTCGGTATGCGAAACGAAAGTAGAACTATATTAGGAATGAAACAATCTCTCTCCAGAGGGCGTATTACGCTGCGCTACAACACAAGTGGAGCGAagcaggaacgataactctgggTAGAGATTGGGAATGAAATAGGCATTGTTCAAGAGTCTGAAATAAGATACCCAGGACTTGAGTAAGTCTAAAGGActttgtatttattattattaaacttAATTTCTTGCTTAATGTAACTGCAGACTCTGGATTCTATCTTCTTTATGATTAAATGGAGTGATTCTACGCTGAAAGAATTAATCGTAAAGAAAGCCTTCCTTTTTTATTGCGATTGATTTAACGAATTAGGTATTATGAGGTGAACAAATACGGTCAAATCCAAATCCGAAGGGTTTTTTGATGGATTTGATTACGCCTTACCGTATTTGATTACCTCGAATATTCCAAAAATGacctatttattattattttcaccaattgttcaattaaatatcaaattattgatattttttaacgttatttttatttcattttataatataattatatacaaaccCCGCTTGCGCCACACGATACGTAATTTGCGTAATTGCGGAAGTTGattcgtacatgtatatagtgttatcacagacaaaacaCTAGAAATGTGAATCGGGAAGTTGAGATAAAATCACAtcagttttaaaagttaaatgatacacatattttgtttttttaaactgatgtTACGTGTAAGTAGAAAGCAATAACATCCAAAACTATGCTCATGGAAAAGTTGAACTTATTTTCTGCGCATTATACTTTTCCTTTtgctttcataaaaaaaatgccaaaaactttAAAGGTTtaatggtcacgatttttggtcaaattttatgtttctgattttattatttacaatgctttaggaatgcatttctaatgatcaaatgaattttgagagtcaatcgtagagttataagcaagatacagggctcacaactctttgtcatgtaaagaaggctcgtgccctgtttttgtttatatatgttaaatatatcagtaaaaatctttttcaaactgatttgtctatcttcttattcattttaagcataaataaacagtttctaacgtttaacacattattTTTGGTCTAAAACCGCAATTTTCACTtcagcattcaaaatgtaaacaacggctttgtttacataacgaagaatttcaagctctgtaactcgcttataactcaacaaatgacactcaaattttggttgcatattaaaaatgccttactgaaggattgtaaacattaaaattggagaaataattttgaccaaaattgtgaccttTAAAATGCTCCAGTTTCGaaataaaatccaaaatatgcAACGTATGGTAAAAATCATCACGatatattaatttgattttaaagtttaCTTGGAATGTGTGGTTTATCACGATTAATTGTGAAAAATTGAGTTTTAAGGAGACGAAGGATTTTAATCATTCTTTTAAATACAAGTAAAGCAATTCGATTTGAATACTCGCACTTTGGCActgaatcaaaattttttataaagttgGGTGTGAACTGAATATTCATTTGCATTATCGtaatcatgattttaaaaaaaaaatcaaaaaacttTTTCGTCTGGTAGGATAGGAAGTTTGTTCTGTTATCTGTGCCTCTCCTATGCAATTGATTTGATCGCTAGTAATTTACCAACAAGTAAAAAAACCGTTCTTTTGAAGTCACTTAAGTCCGTAATGATACGATACCATATAAACGTATAATTATAATATCCGTAATA is part of the Crassostrea angulata isolate pt1a10 chromosome 3, ASM2561291v2, whole genome shotgun sequence genome and encodes:
- the LOC128177605 gene encoding rhomboid-related protein 4-like, which codes for MARRNQNLGVFLLVMQIMNIGIENIPPVTLISTVLQVAIFLELGILEQWFPSPKYVCISAFHVWDRKRWNRIILGSLYHADDFHLYYNMASFLWKGRQLERRFGSVYFGFLLTIFTVLTGLVYVAINIALSEIMDDGSYRLTCAVGFSGVIFALKVLVTHYSPSGTQYLMGFIPVPSKYIFWAELVFIQMITPNVSFVGHLAGILVGLLYTKGPLKVFMDSFLQSSEHRRFYGGGYSTASDNDYYGFRYNTRYRNDRYSSNRNDDYNNYTGGLSEEEQTRRAQEESLRDRGRMYPDLDDLRRRRADRFS